From a single Xiphophorus maculatus strain JP 163 A chromosome 5, X_maculatus-5.0-male, whole genome shotgun sequence genomic region:
- the fbxl18 gene encoding F-box/LRR-repeat protein 18, which yields MFRNNAPAMTETVPGFMEGMDRQIEQAFCYQDTMSSGSVGMSDLSDEILLCILRHVPVCDLLTNVANVCQKLHTLCYDKMLLTNVRFSEEYRADDQLVRHTLKLLANHVQSLSLNSCYWLSASTLDKLARCRGVTHLDVTGCRLTSLCLSRLLSSLSLLRSLAFDVRSCFNSALLSSEAVDSLSRLTELRQTLFTPSYGVVPCCAQLRKLMLQFDIPDVTREGIGVCCQLMVGQSSVPHYEQLEEFTARLAPGEVNQTLLLLYLAVFSVHIPKHLRVFLVSIPGPNPAHWPAAPSLAQSLGRRGDLVALQLPRTWLDPLSLKRALEGNSPKHLSFSRCPALWPQVFQSLLGGGVRDAAQLVSLNLSGINHVPYSECRSVEDQLVAETMGQVAATCSNVKHLNLMHTHYHHECSPGLDGQTHLGASLGRFKHLRSLTLPACALSDGVNPNHTSVRSSTPSLLFQGLKKAPRVGLQNYRPDSEPSFAGDSISGLVLLTAGCHFLETFELIGPGFASALPRLEPCTRASVEPRGMCAWARGVGDVHLAALDALPRLHRLTLAGLPGVLKGTGLVQLTRKCRDLRVLSLANLGSLKTMNYTASLLETLTQCTQLQELRLEQPYLNANASFFEALSSCHRLQRLCLISRSGTFDSLATETFMERCCHVVMCHMFMGGTLAACRTLQKSLLDKFSAERSALSVVIYPLQHEDLPSVIRGISLTLLDRITLFQSHVAQPPHLSPM from the exons ATGTTTAGAAATAACGCACCAGCCATGACTGAGACTGTACCTGGGTTTATGGAGGGAATGGATCGACAGATCGAGCAG GCTTTCTGTTACCAGGACACCATGTCGTCTGGCTCGGTTGGGATGTCGGATCTGTCTGATGAGATCCTGTTGTGTATCCTTCGTCATGTTCCAGTGTGTGACCTGCTGACTAATGTGGCAAATGTCTGCCAGAAGTTACACACACTTTGCTACGACAAGATGCTGCTCACAAACGTCAGATTTTCGGAAGAATATCGG GCTGACGATCAGTTGGTTCGTCACACTCTAAAGCTGCTAGCCAACCACGTACAATCGCTCAGCCTCAACAGCTGCTACTGGCTGTCAGCCTCCACCTTAGACAAACTGGCACGATGCAGAGGAGTAACACATCTGGATGTAACCGGCTGCCGCCTCACCTCCCTTTGCCTGTCGCGTCTCTTATCCTCTTTGTCTTTGCTCAGATCGCTGGCGTTTGATGTTAGGTCCTGTTTCAACTCCGCACTGCTCAGCTCGGAAGCCGTTGATTCACTGAGCCGCCTCACGGAGCTGAGACAGACTCTGTTTACGCCGAGCTATGGCGTAGTGCCTTGCTGTGCTCAACTTCGCAA GCTGATGCTGCAGTTTGACATTCCAGATGTGACCAGAGAGGGCATCGGTGTTTGCTGTCAGCTGATGGTCGGCCAGAGCAGCGTGCCACATTACGAACAGCTGGAGGAGTTCACGGCCAGACTGGCCCCAGGAGAG GTGAACCAGACTCTGCTCCTTCTCTACCTTGCCGTGTTTAGCGTTCACATTCCAAAGCACCTCAGAGTTTTCCTGGTTTCAATTCCTGGTCCCAATCCGGCTCACTGGCCCGCTGCTCCCTCGCTGGCTCAAAGCCTCGGTCGGCGCGGAGACCTGGTGGCGCTGCAGCTGCCACGCACCTGGCTGGATCCACTGTCCCTGAAGCGAGCTCTGGAGGGAAACAGCCCCAAGCACCTGAGCTTCAGCCGCTGCCCTGCGTTGTGGCCGCAGGTCTTCCAGTCGCTGCTTGGCGGTGGAGTCAGAGATGCCGCTCAGCTCGTCAGCCTCAACCTCAGCGGGATCAACCATGTTCCGTACTCGGAGTGCAGGAGTGTGGAGGATCAGCTGGTTGCTGAGACAATGGGCCAGGTGGCTGCAACCTGCTCCAACGTTAAACACCTGAACCTGATGCACACGCATTATCATCACGAGTGCTCACCTGGGCTGGACGGACAAACACACTTGGGTGCCAGCCTGGGCAGATTCAAACACCTGCGGTCTCTGACCCTGCCTGCCTGCGCTTTGTCAGATGGTGTAAATCCCAATCACACCTCAGTGCGCAGCTCAACTCCCTCACTGCTGTTCCAGGGACTAAAGAAGGCCCCGCGTGTGGGTCTCCAGAATTACAGACCTGATTCGGAGCCTTCGTTCGCCGGGGACAGCATTTCTGGGCTGGTTTTGCTCACAGCTGGCTGTCACTTTTTAGAAACCTTTGAGCTCATCGGTCCAGGTTTTGCATCGGCGCTGCCTCGGCTCGAGCCGTGCACCCGTGCCAGCGTGGAGCCTCGTGGGATGTGCGCTTGGGCGCGAGGAGTTGGAGATGTGCACCTAGCAGCGCTAGACGCTTTACCTCGGCTGCATCGCTTGACTCTGGCTGGACTCCCTGGAGTCCTCAAAGGAACTGGACTGGTACAGCTGACTAGGAAGTGCAGAGACCTACGGGTGTTGTCCTTAGCCAACTTGGGATCTCTGAAAACCATGAACTACACAGCCTCCTTGCTGGAGACACTTACACAGTGCACACAGCTGCAGGAGCTCAG gttagAGCAGCCATACCTAAATGCCAATGCGTCTTTCTTTGAGGCCTTGTCCAGCTGCCATCGCCTGCAGCGGCTCTGTCTCATCTCCCGTAGCGGCACCTTCGACTCTTTGGCCACAGAGACCTTCATGGAGCGGTGTTGCCATGTTGTAATGTGCCACATGTTCATGGGCGGCACCCTGGCTGCCTGTCGGACACTGCAGAAGTCCCTGCTGGACAA aTTTTCAGCTGAGCGTTCGGCACTCAGTGTGGTCATCTACCCGCTACAACACGAGGACCTGCCCTCCGTCATCAGGGGCATCTCACTGACGCTGCTGGATCGGATAACTTTGTTTCAGAGCCATGTTGCGCAGCCTCCACATTTATCACCCATGTGA